The bacterium genomic interval GAAGCGGCCGGACTCCTCGGTGCTGTACCGCTTCGCCAGTTCGACGGCCTCGTTGATCACGACGCCGACGGGTGTGCCGGAGGTTTCGAGCTCGAAGATCGCCATGCGGAGAATGTTTCGGTCGACCGTCGCCATGCGCTCCAGCGTCCAGTGCTCGGCCACAAGCGCGATCAGCGCATCGATCGCCGTGAGGTGCGCGCGGGTGCCCCGGGCCAGGGTCACGATCAGGCTCCAGTCGTCGGGCGGCCACTCCTGGCCACGGGCCGACGCGAGCGCCTCTTCGAGCGACAGCTTCCCGAGATCCATCTGGAACAGGACCCCGAGCGCCGCCTCCCGTGCCCGCCGCCGCATCGTCACCAATCCAGAGAGGGCGTTCCAAACAAATTGACCACCGCAACGGTGGTCAGATTTGTTGCCGGGAGATCCGCACGGCGCACCGCTGCCGCCCACGCTCCCGAGTTGCCCTCTAGCACTATCGTATTATACCCGGTCCCACCGCGGCAAGCAACTCCCGCACGCGATCCACGTCGGCCCGAATCTGCCGCACCAACGCGTCGCCCCCGGGAAACGTGCGCTCTTCTCGGATCTGCTGGACGAACGACAGCGTGATCTCCTGTCCGCACAGATCTCCGTCAAACCCCAGCAGATGCGTCTCGACGGCGACCGCGCCGCCGCCGAACGTGGGCCGACGGCCCACGTTTGTCGCGCCGCCGTAGCGGCGCCCTCCGGCATCGACGACCGTGGCGTACACACCGAGCCCGGGCAACACCTTTCTCGCGGGCGGCAGCAGGTTCGCGGTGGGAACCCCGATCGTCCGCCCGCGCCCGTCGCCCCTGACCACGGGACCACGCAGACTGTACCAGCGGCCAAGCAGGCGGGTGGCCTCGTCCACCAGGCCCTCCCGCAGCGCGCTCCGGACACGGCTGCTGCTCACCGGCTCGCCACTGACCAACACCGCCGGGACGAGATGGACCGCTACTCCCGTGGCGGACCCCCACGCGGCGAGGCGTGCCGCCGTCCCCTCACGGCGATAGCCGAACGTGTACGACGACCCAGCGACGATCTCCCGTGCCCGCAGTCGCTCCGCGAGGATCTCGTCGAGCCACGCCTGTGCGGAGATGCGGGAGAATTCGAGGTTGAACGGCAACACCACGGTCGTGTCCGCCCCGGCCTCCGC includes:
- the nusB gene encoding transcription antitermination factor NusB: MRRRAREAALGVLFQMDLGKLSLEEALASARGQEWPPDDWSLIVTLARGTRAHLTAIDALIALVAEHWTLERMATVDRNILRMAIFELETSGTPVGVVINEAVELAKRYSTEESGRFVNGLLGKVVRSGLPPLVEQAADV
- a CDS encoding bifunctional riboflavin kinase/FAD synthetase, which encodes MRTARGLAEVPVDLASPVLALGTFDGIHLGHRQVIGAAVARARAIGGTAVAVTFDPHPVEVLRPSSDPVLLTTLDERLALLAEAGADTTVVLPFNLEFSRISAQAWLDEILAERLRAREIVAGSSYTFGYRREGTAARLAAWGSATGVAVHLVPAVLVSGEPVSSSRVRSALREGLVDEATRLLGRWYSLRGPVVRGDGRGRTIGVPTANLLPPARKVLPGLGVYATVVDAGGRRYGGATNVGRRPTFGGGAVAVETHLLGFDGDLCGQEITLSFVQQIREERTFPGGDALVRQIRADVDRVRELLAAVGPGIIR